From a region of the Campylobacter showae genome:
- a CDS encoding ABC transporter substrate-binding protein, with the protein MILAVCILQARIVVDDDGKEVQIPDNVERVTPTIGAFTQMSAMLTGEDKIISGAARLPKMMSKIFPKIKTTNNISGSLTSSVETIIASNTQVVFGPLGMIFDENQKAQLEAAGIAVVNIDKFSNPSEIKGSVSKIAEILGGDAIKRASEFNAYFDKNIKFVSEKVQNIKDKKRVLALNFNSGNFTTITTTDIGAEYIKIAGGINLSSQDNETDFKISKIINEEQIIILNPDIIITNSREGKEKILKNPPFSNVKAVKNGAVYVVPSGVYLWSVRSAEGALQPLWLAKIFYPEIFTELNLEDEVKKFYLKFYRYELSDEEVKEILNPK; encoded by the coding sequence TTGATTTTGGCGGTTTGTATCTTGCAGGCGCGTATCGTAGTTGATGACGATGGCAAAGAGGTGCAAATACCTGATAATGTAGAGCGTGTGACGCCCACGATAGGGGCTTTTACTCAGATGAGTGCAATGCTAACGGGTGAAGATAAAATCATCTCGGGCGCAGCGCGGCTACCGAAAATGATGAGTAAAATTTTCCCGAAAATAAAAACGACGAACAACATTAGCGGCTCGCTAACAAGCAGTGTTGAAACTATTATTGCCTCAAATACTCAGGTGGTTTTTGGGCCACTAGGCATGATATTTGACGAAAATCAAAAGGCACAGCTAGAAGCAGCAGGCATCGCGGTCGTAAATATCGATAAATTTAGTAACCCTAGCGAGATAAAAGGATCAGTTAGTAAAATCGCTGAAATTTTGGGCGGTGATGCTATAAAAAGAGCTAGCGAATTTAACGCATATTTTGACAAAAATATAAAATTTGTAAGCGAGAAAGTACAAAATATCAAGGATAAAAAGCGGGTTTTGGCCTTAAATTTTAACTCTGGAAATTTCACTACCATCACCACCACGGATATCGGTGCGGAATACATAAAAATCGCTGGCGGGATAAATTTAAGCTCTCAAGACAATGAAACTGATTTTAAAATCTCAAAGATAATAAACGAGGAACAAATTATCATCCTAAATCCTGACATCATCATAACAAATTCGCGCGAAGGCAAGGAAAAAATATTAAAAAATCCTCCGTTTAGTAACGTAAAAGCCGTTAAAAACGGTGCCGTATATGTCGTGCCTAGTGGGGTATATCTATGGTCGGTTAGAAGCGCAGAGGGTGCTTTGCAGCCACTTTGGCTAGCCAAAATCTTTTATCCTGAAATTTTTACCGAGCTAAATTTAGAAGACGAAGTCAAAAAATTTTACCTCAAATTTTACCGCTACGAACTAAGCGATGAGGAAGTAAAAGAGATATTAAATCCAAAATAA
- a CDS encoding ATP-dependent helicase, with translation MPLSKLNQEQYAAATAPAGHNLVIASAGTGKTSTIVARIAHLLNLGVKPEKILLLTFTNKAAAEMIERLNRHFDKKITSRITAGTFHSVSYSLLKFLEKPVTLKQPSELKTLLKSLVERRKFNHLSDVKPYGGAYLYDAYSLYQNLALKQTFGEWLKERSDEQGVYAEIYEDVLREFEEEKSKFGYADFNDLLIKMRNELRKGAPLKFEEILVDEYQDTNSLQGSLISAFETKSLFCVGDFDQSIYAFNGANIEIIGSFKDRFADAKIYALNINYRSSSAILALANKVIANNPRLYEKKLVVGREGKFTSPKLLVYNELFDQYSNIAQIIAVSKYKQENIAIIFRNNSSADGLEVALRELGIGSKRKGGVSFFESLEVRAAMDLLGILINPKDIMAFIHVCEYAKGVGAALSKEIFEVLSKVGHGDIVRGFLQPDDGVEAFAKKTKNYQLGLFDELDEVGEKSRFAKFNFSEKFFAHPVLKMQKLSESGGQFLYEIYNFLSAAKRHSRPTSLIEDLKNSKIYALIADNLATKRATQKNGNVDETLKKEALERIAGKLEVLGELAKNYSEAEKFYNFITLGSSEMSSGEGVNLLSVHASKGLEFDLVFVVDLAQNRFPNLKLMSMGGSLEEERRLFYVAVTRARDELILSYAKYDKIKKINYQPSQFLIEAGMASAGI, from the coding sequence ATGCCCCTTTCAAAACTAAATCAAGAACAATACGCCGCCGCGACCGCTCCTGCAGGGCACAATCTAGTTATAGCCTCAGCAGGCACCGGCAAAACCAGCACTATCGTCGCGCGCATCGCCCATCTGCTAAATTTAGGCGTAAAGCCCGAGAAAATCCTGCTGCTAACCTTCACCAACAAGGCCGCAGCCGAGATGATCGAGCGTCTAAACCGACATTTTGATAAAAAAATCACCTCGCGCATCACGGCGGGCACCTTTCACTCGGTTTCTTATTCGCTGCTTAAATTTCTAGAAAAACCGGTCACGCTAAAGCAGCCAAGCGAGCTAAAAACGCTGCTAAAATCGCTCGTCGAGAGGCGTAAATTTAACCACCTAAGCGACGTCAAGCCATACGGCGGCGCTTATCTTTACGACGCGTATTCGCTGTATCAAAATTTAGCCTTAAAGCAGACTTTTGGCGAGTGGCTAAAGGAGCGAAGCGACGAACAAGGCGTATATGCCGAGATTTACGAGGATGTTTTGCGCGAATTTGAGGAGGAAAAGAGCAAATTCGGCTATGCGGATTTTAACGACTTGCTTATCAAAATGCGTAATGAACTAAGAAAAGGAGCGCCGCTAAAATTTGAGGAAATTTTAGTCGACGAGTACCAGGATACAAACTCGTTGCAAGGCTCGCTAATCAGCGCTTTTGAGACGAAAAGCCTTTTTTGCGTCGGGGATTTTGACCAGAGCATTTACGCTTTTAACGGCGCAAACATCGAGATCATCGGCTCGTTTAAGGACAGATTTGCAGACGCTAAAATTTACGCGCTAAACATCAACTATCGCAGCAGCTCCGCCATCCTAGCACTTGCCAACAAAGTCATCGCAAACAACCCGCGTCTTTACGAAAAAAAGCTAGTCGTCGGCCGCGAGGGCAAATTTACCTCGCCAAAGCTGCTAGTTTACAACGAGCTTTTCGACCAGTACTCAAACATCGCGCAGATCATCGCCGTTTCAAAATATAAACAAGAAAATATCGCCATCATCTTTCGCAACAACTCGAGCGCCGACGGACTAGAAGTCGCGCTGCGGGAGCTCGGTATCGGCTCCAAGCGCAAGGGCGGCGTGAGCTTTTTTGAGAGCCTCGAGGTGCGCGCCGCTATGGATCTGCTGGGCATCCTCATAAACCCAAAGGACATCATGGCCTTTATCCACGTATGCGAATACGCAAAAGGCGTCGGCGCGGCGCTTAGCAAGGAGATTTTCGAGGTGCTAAGCAAGGTCGGACACGGCGATATCGTACGCGGATTTTTGCAGCCCGATGATGGCGTGGAGGCATTTGCCAAAAAGACCAAAAACTACCAGCTAGGGCTTTTTGACGAGCTTGACGAGGTTGGAGAGAAGTCTCGATTTGCTAAATTTAACTTTAGCGAGAAATTTTTCGCACACCCCGTGCTAAAAATGCAAAAACTAAGCGAGAGCGGCGGGCAGTTTTTGTATGAAATTTATAATTTTTTAAGCGCTGCCAAACGCCACTCGCGCCCGACCTCGCTGATAGAGGATCTCAAAAATAGCAAAATTTATGCCCTCATCGCCGATAATCTCGCGACCAAGCGCGCCACGCAAAAAAACGGCAACGTCGACGAAACGCTAAAAAAAGAGGCCCTAGAGCGCATCGCAGGCAAGCTCGAGGTACTGGGCGAACTAGCCAAAAACTACTCGGAGGCGGAAAAATTTTATAACTTTATCACGCTGGGCAGCAGCGAGATGAGCAGCGGCGAAGGGGTAAATCTGCTAAGCGTGCACGCCTCAAAGGGGCTTGAGTTTGACCTCGTTTTCGTAGTCGATCTCGCGCAAAATCGCTTCCCGAACCTCAAACTCATGAGCATGGGCGGCTCGCTCGAGGAGGAGCGGCGACTCTTTTACGTCGCGGTCACAAGGGCGCGCGACGAGCTGATTTTAAGCTACGCCAAATACGACAAGATCAAAAAGATAAACTACCAACCTAGCCAGTTTTTGATCGAGGCTGGGATGGCTAGCGCCGGTATTTAA
- a CDS encoding Mur ligase family protein — protein sequence MNETLINIGLAATQTLFTFALGFYLITCLQWFSYKFERVLFHFTRPLWHVFFLIVPIVLFYGAERFFWIYFYFALVPSLALWHKKLDKKLVFTPRVKRFFVILALAVIASYAVCLATQYRVNLGVVLPLVLSFALSFLLEKAKFKAYENSARKKLASMPELKIIMITASFGKTSIKNFLFELLKNDFACRKTPRSVNTLAGLIQDVNNELAAGTQIYIAEAGARLKGDIAQITEFLNPQIAIVGEIGAQHIEYFKTLENIRATKLEALGSKRLEKAFVHSSTQASEGAKTEIYDKDLSGVEANLDGVKFKLGEREFSSPLLGKFNAANLAVCVKTALYLGLDEARIAAALARLKNVEHRLERIDAGGKIIIDDGFNGNFNGMSASYELVASYEGRKVLVTPGIMESSDEENEKLSKIINKTFDIVMLTSSLNAVALLKHLSRPKVIVIKDKSKMQEALAQNTKAGDLILFSNDAPSFM from the coding sequence ATGAACGAAACCCTCATAAATATCGGCCTTGCCGCGACGCAGACTTTATTTACGTTTGCGCTCGGATTTTATCTCATCACCTGCCTTCAGTGGTTTTCCTACAAGTTCGAGCGCGTGCTGTTTCACTTCACCAGGCCGCTGTGGCACGTGTTTTTTCTCATCGTGCCGATCGTACTTTTTTACGGGGCGGAGCGATTTTTTTGGATTTATTTTTACTTTGCGCTGGTGCCAAGCCTCGCTCTTTGGCATAAAAAGCTCGATAAAAAGCTAGTTTTTACGCCGCGAGTCAAGCGATTTTTTGTTATCCTAGCGCTCGCCGTTATCGCTAGCTACGCTGTTTGTCTAGCGACGCAGTACCGCGTAAATTTAGGCGTCGTCCTGCCGCTCGTGCTCTCTTTTGCGCTTAGTTTTTTGTTGGAAAAGGCGAAATTTAAGGCTTACGAAAACAGCGCGCGCAAAAAGCTAGCCTCGATGCCGGAGCTAAAAATCATCATGATAACGGCGAGTTTTGGCAAAACCAGCATAAAAAATTTCCTCTTTGAGCTGCTTAAAAATGACTTCGCCTGCCGCAAAACCCCTCGCAGCGTAAACACGCTAGCAGGTCTCATCCAAGACGTAAACAACGAGCTCGCTGCCGGTACGCAGATATATATCGCAGAAGCAGGCGCGCGCCTAAAAGGCGACATCGCGCAGATTACGGAGTTTTTGAACCCGCAGATCGCTATCGTCGGTGAGATCGGCGCGCAACATATCGAGTACTTTAAGACGCTTGAAAATATCCGCGCTACAAAGCTTGAGGCTCTTGGCTCAAAGCGCCTAGAAAAGGCTTTCGTGCACAGCAGCACGCAGGCAAGCGAGGGTGCAAAGACAGAAATTTACGATAAAGACCTAAGCGGAGTTGAGGCGAACTTGGATGGGGTCAAATTTAAGCTTGGCGAGAGAGAATTTAGCTCGCCGCTGCTTGGTAAATTTAACGCCGCAAACCTAGCCGTCTGCGTCAAAACCGCGCTATATCTGGGACTAGACGAGGCCAGGATCGCCGCAGCTCTAGCGCGTCTAAAAAACGTCGAGCATAGACTCGAGCGCATCGATGCCGGCGGTAAAATCATCATCGACGACGGTTTTAACGGTAACTTTAACGGTATGAGCGCGAGCTATGAGCTAGTCGCCAGCTACGAAGGGCGCAAGGTGCTCGTGACGCCCGGCATCATGGAGAGCAGCGACGAAGAGAACGAAAAACTAAGCAAGATCATCAACAAGACCTTTGACATCGTTATGCTAACAAGCTCGCTAAACGCCGTCGCGTTGCTAAAGCACCTAAGCAGGCCTAAAGTAATCGTCATCAAGGACAAATCAAAAATGCAAGAAGCCCTGGCGCAAAACACCAAAGCGGGAGATCTGATCCTTTTTTCAAACGACGCGCCAAGCTTTATGTAG
- a CDS encoding alpha/beta fold hydrolase, with amino-acid sequence MAVKEVKYGGKIYRISYETVNPARKDVTLFLHGWGANKEIMKKAFGAYFKDFRHVYVDMPGFGASGMHGALATKDYAKIMKSFLDELGANPKIIFGHSFGGKVATLLNPEYLALLSSAGIVAKKPLWVRFKIALFKFLKLFGLGFLYKFFATKDVKGMSKTMYETLKNVVDEDFSSKFADFGGKAFIFWGEEDKATPLKSGERVSRLIKNSEFHALKGDHFFFLLHARYIDGVVNAGLNLMDLDDESGIESVKILGPKNRENLSEEAWCADENGDLKNATEQNLTESTQEALEQEVAINTKTVSQSSLFDERSQDSSLADQNPQLDDANAKNGQVFKENLFDGHETVQNQSEPKSSVSISDEQNHISPKDEQDGQKSPKKPVQQTFDLS; translated from the coding sequence ATGGCGGTCAAAGAGGTAAAATACGGCGGCAAAATTTACCGCATCAGCTACGAAACCGTAAATCCCGCACGCAAGGACGTCACGCTATTTTTGCACGGTTGGGGCGCAAACAAAGAGATCATGAAAAAGGCTTTCGGTGCGTATTTTAAGGATTTTCGCCACGTTTACGTCGATATGCCGGGCTTTGGCGCGAGCGGTATGCACGGTGCGCTAGCGACGAAAGACTACGCAAAAATCATGAAATCCTTTTTAGACGAGCTTGGCGCGAACCCCAAAATTATCTTCGGACATAGCTTTGGCGGCAAGGTCGCAACCCTGCTAAATCCTGAATATCTCGCACTTTTAAGCTCGGCGGGCATCGTAGCTAAAAAGCCGCTTTGGGTGCGATTTAAGATCGCTTTGTTTAAGTTTTTAAAGCTATTCGGTCTTGGATTTTTATACAAGTTTTTTGCCACGAAAGACGTAAAAGGCATGAGCAAAACGATGTACGAGACCCTAAAAAACGTCGTCGATGAGGACTTTAGCTCTAAATTTGCGGACTTTGGCGGCAAGGCGTTTATATTTTGGGGTGAGGAGGACAAAGCCACGCCTCTAAAAAGCGGCGAACGCGTAAGTCGCCTCATCAAAAACAGCGAATTTCACGCGCTAAAGGGCGATCATTTTTTCTTTTTACTCCACGCGCGCTACATCGACGGTGTAGTGAATGCGGGGCTAAATTTGATGGACTTGGATGATGAAAGCGGCATAGAGAGCGTGAAAATTTTAGGCCCGAAAAACCGCGAAAATTTGAGCGAGGAAGCCTGGTGCGCCGACGAAAACGGCGATCTTAAAAACGCTACCGAGCAAAATTTGACGGAATCTACCCAAGAGGCTTTGGAGCAAGAGGTCGCCATAAACACAAAAACCGTCTCTCAAAGCAGCCTTTTTGACGAGCGGTCGCAAGATAGTAGCCTTGCTGATCAAAACCCGCAGCTTGACGATGCAAACGCCAAAAACGGTCAAGTTTTTAAAGAAAATTTGTTTGACGGACACGAAACCGTACAAAACCAATCAGAACCTAAAAGTAGCGTTTCAATCAGCGACGAGCAAAATCACATTTCACCAAAAGATGAGCAAGACGGTCAAAAAAGCCCCAAAAAGCCGGTACAGCAAACGTTTGATTTAAGCTAG
- a CDS encoding type II toxin-antitoxin system Phd/YefM family antitoxin: MTTFSKDEIYTATEVVRNFSAVLGKVGKAQMKRAVIVKNNKFEAVLLNMGEYERLCEAVEVLQSIYEAKKRAGSGE, translated from the coding sequence ATGACTACTTTTAGCAAAGATGAAATTTACACGGCAACCGAAGTGGTGCGAAATTTTAGCGCCGTTTTAGGCAAGGTCGGCAAGGCGCAGATGAAGCGCGCGGTGATCGTCAAAAATAATAAATTTGAAGCCGTACTGCTAAATATGGGCGAGTACGAGCGACTATGCGAAGCCGTCGAGGTTCTTCAAAGCATTTATGAGGCTAAAAAACGAGCCGGAAGCGGCGAATAA
- a CDS encoding D-alanine--D-alanine ligase produces MKFAVIFGAKSYEHEISIVSAIALKKVLKNEPLFIFCDKFREFYLINGADMKANFFSSGKYKNAKKLTIKQGGFFAGGLLGEKKIEADVFINLVHGMDGEDGKIAALLEFYGLSYIGPRVEASALSYNKELTKLLAQKAGVKTLNYEVVSRAKAPSLPLPVILKPLRLGSSIGVSVIKNASELEYGLDVAYEFDKEILVEPFIEGVKEYNLAGCKADGEIKFSIIEEPKKKEFLDYEQKYMSFSNESRAREADIGAELAAKLKQSFERIYNCGFDGALIRCDFFEVNGEVYLNEINPNPGSMANYLFDDFERTLERLAASLPKEREINIDYKFINSITSAKGKL; encoded by the coding sequence ATGAAATTTGCTGTGATATTCGGCGCTAAAAGCTACGAGCATGAGATCAGTATCGTGAGCGCCATAGCCCTAAAAAAGGTGCTAAAAAACGAGCCTTTGTTTATATTTTGCGATAAATTTAGAGAATTTTACTTGATAAACGGCGCCGATATGAAGGCGAATTTCTTTAGCTCGGGCAAGTATAAAAATGCCAAAAAGCTTACTATTAAGCAGGGCGGATTTTTCGCTGGCGGATTGCTCGGCGAGAAAAAGATCGAGGCGGACGTATTTATAAATTTAGTCCACGGCATGGACGGCGAGGACGGCAAGATCGCGGCGCTGCTCGAGTTTTACGGCCTTAGCTATATCGGCCCTCGCGTGGAGGCTAGCGCGCTAAGCTACAACAAGGAGCTAACCAAACTACTCGCGCAAAAAGCCGGCGTAAAAACCCTAAACTACGAGGTTGTAAGCAGAGCAAAGGCGCCTAGCCTGCCGCTACCCGTGATCCTAAAGCCGCTCCGACTAGGAAGCTCGATAGGGGTTAGCGTGATAAAAAACGCTAGCGAGCTAGAATACGGCCTAGACGTGGCATACGAGTTTGACAAAGAGATCCTGGTTGAGCCATTTATAGAGGGCGTGAAGGAGTACAATCTAGCAGGCTGCAAGGCGGACGGCGAGATCAAATTTTCTATCATCGAAGAGCCAAAAAAGAAGGAATTTCTAGACTACGAGCAAAAATATATGAGCTTTTCAAACGAGAGTAGGGCGCGCGAGGCCGACATCGGCGCAGAGCTAGCCGCCAAGCTAAAGCAAAGCTTTGAGCGCATCTATAACTGCGGCTTTGACGGAGCGCTGATACGCTGCGACTTTTTCGAGGTGAACGGCGAAGTCTATCTAAACGAGATTAACCCAAATCCGGGCAGTATGGCCAATTATCTATTTGACGATTTTGAGAGGACACTGGAGCGACTTGCTGCGAGCTTACCAAAAGAACGTGAGATAAATATCGACTATAAATTTATCAACTCCATAACGTCGGCAAAGGGTAAGCTATAA
- the ruvA gene encoding Holliday junction branch migration protein RuvA — translation MIKAIEGVITKKEPANLILKTAGGVSYGVAISLFCSAKLERGQSVELNITQIIREDADLLYGFLDSNEQKMFEMLIKLSGIGAATAIAVCSSLNPNAFLNAVKSGDAAALQTVPGIGAKTARRIIAELSDAKMTMDENLPSYQHEAILALESLGFKREKITKALSECDAQNTGELIKQALKKLA, via the coding sequence ATGATAAAAGCGATCGAGGGCGTCATAACCAAAAAAGAGCCCGCAAATCTCATCCTAAAAACAGCAGGCGGCGTGAGTTACGGCGTAGCTATCTCGCTTTTTTGCTCGGCAAAGCTCGAGCGAGGCCAGAGCGTGGAGCTAAACATCACGCAGATCATCCGCGAGGATGCGGACTTGCTTTACGGATTTTTAGATAGCAACGAGCAAAAGATGTTTGAGATGCTGATAAAACTAAGCGGAATCGGCGCGGCGACGGCGATAGCGGTGTGCTCGAGTCTAAATCCGAACGCATTTTTAAATGCGGTTAAAAGCGGAGACGCTGCGGCGCTACAAACGGTGCCGGGCATCGGCGCAAAGACGGCTAGACGCATCATCGCCGAACTTAGTGACGCAAAGATGACGATGGACGAAAATCTGCCTAGCTATCAGCACGAAGCGATCTTGGCGCTTGAGAGCCTAGGCTTTAAAAGAGAAAAGATAACCAAGGCGCTTAGCGAGTGCGACGCGCAAAATACGGGCGAACTCATCAAACAAGCCCTAAAAAAACTAGCATAA
- a CDS encoding MlaD family protein produces the protein MGNKINYTLIGLFFVLVVSALGIAAWWLGGYGKKADDYRSYFIKTTSLPSGIKKDSTVKFIGVDAGTVKDIRFADEKEALIELELSVRKDIPIRTDSTASAEIQGITGIGYLNISRGSMDSPLFDKNEKAYIGLEASFFDKIGDRAEYLTKNLESTFKNINKFLSDENAAKFSSILVSVDEAAKKINAGNLDINATIANANEVLANANLTLNELKKALKNASGTLEFVNSFTTKAADAAQELKNLQTAIAEKIKSGEYDVKDALNTIGDETERTLLSFQKLISDFRNTLFRLEDDPYEFFFKDTQKKDEK, from the coding sequence GTGGGAAATAAAATAAATTATACTTTGATAGGCCTCTTTTTCGTGCTTGTCGTGAGCGCGCTGGGTATCGCGGCGTGGTGGCTGGGCGGATACGGGAAAAAGGCCGATGATTACAGGTCGTATTTCATCAAAACTACAAGCCTGCCAAGCGGCATCAAAAAGGACTCCACGGTCAAATTTATCGGCGTAGACGCGGGCACGGTCAAGGACATCCGCTTTGCCGACGAAAAAGAGGCGCTCATCGAGCTTGAGCTCTCCGTAAGGAAAGATATACCCATTAGAACCGACAGTACGGCGTCTGCGGAGATACAGGGCATCACTGGCATCGGCTACCTAAACATCTCGCGCGGCAGCATGGACAGCCCGCTCTTTGATAAAAATGAAAAGGCCTACATAGGGCTTGAGGCGAGCTTTTTTGATAAAATCGGCGACAGAGCCGAGTATCTAACGAAAAATTTAGAGTCTACCTTTAAAAATATCAATAAATTTTTAAGCGACGAAAACGCGGCTAAATTTTCGTCTATCCTAGTTTCGGTTGATGAAGCCGCGAAAAAGATAAACGCCGGAAATCTCGATATAAACGCGACTATCGCAAACGCAAACGAGGTTTTGGCTAATGCAAATTTGACGCTAAACGAGCTAAAAAAAGCGCTAAAAAACGCCTCTGGCACGCTTGAGTTTGTAAATTCATTTACGACTAAAGCCGCGGACGCCGCGCAGGAGCTAAAAAATCTACAAACCGCGATAGCAGAAAAGATAAAAAGCGGCGAATACGACGTGAAAGACGCGCTAAATACGATTGGCGACGAGACGGAGAGGACGCTGCTTAGCTTCCAAAAGCTCATTTCGGATTTTAGAAATACCCTTTTTAGACTCGAGGACGACCCGTACGAATTTTTCTTTAAAGACACGCAGAAAAAGGACGAAAAATGA
- a CDS encoding ABC transporter ATP-binding protein, with protein sequence MIIKATDLTTKFGERVIHDGLNFHVNEAEIYGLLGGSGTGKSTLMKTMIYLKEPSAGKIEMLGRDLWSLDEAARQEIKLACSVMFQFGALYTSMNVLENIYILLKEYSGMSERSMREIAMFWLQKVGLSENVALQYPSELSGGMKKRVAMARALVLSPKILFLDEPNSGLDPSSARAFDELVVELRDTLGVTVVMVTHDIDSICTILDRFLILQDKKIAFEGTFEQLMQMPENPLEELLKTRKNGGK encoded by the coding sequence ATGATAATAAAAGCGACTGATTTAACGACGAAATTCGGCGAGCGAGTGATCCACGACGGACTAAATTTCCACGTAAACGAGGCTGAAATTTACGGTCTACTGGGCGGTAGCGGCACGGGTAAATCGACGCTGATGAAAACGATGATATATCTAAAAGAGCCAAGTGCGGGCAAGATCGAGATGCTAGGGCGCGATCTATGGTCGCTAGACGAAGCGGCTAGGCAGGAGATAAAGCTTGCTTGCAGCGTGATGTTTCAGTTTGGCGCGCTTTATACCTCGATGAACGTGCTGGAAAACATCTACATCCTGCTAAAAGAGTATAGCGGGATGAGCGAGCGCTCGATGCGCGAGATAGCGATGTTTTGGCTGCAAAAAGTAGGCCTTAGCGAAAATGTCGCTTTGCAGTACCCAAGCGAGTTAAGTGGCGGTATGAAAAAGCGCGTGGCGATGGCCAGAGCTCTAGTGCTAAGTCCTAAAATTTTGTTTTTAGACGAGCCAAACTCCGGCCTTGACCCAAGTAGCGCGCGGGCGTTTGACGAGCTAGTAGTGGAGCTGCGAGATACGCTTGGCGTCACGGTCGTGATGGTGACGCACGATATAGACAGCATTTGTACTATTTTGGATAGATTTTTGATACTTCAGGATAAAAAGATAGCCTTTGAGGGGACTTTTGAGCAGCTGATGCAAATGCCCGAAAATCCGCTCGAAGAGCTTTTAAAAACAAGGAAAAACGGTGGGAAATAA
- a CDS encoding MlaE family ABC transporter permease: MSLFLKFESEFYKCEQSGGKLTINLKNDWTYKLPAQIWTQTAALICSKKFNKIVLNFKDVKELDYAAALFFKNTFLNARKEYELVNLNPHAQKIFDSINSEINPKIKQIIDAKPHENPLSQIGKNLTAFFAGFCAFLNFMGEFLVKFSKIFMLKNIRVKEILAYFEDAGIKSVFIVCLTSFLIGIVLAYQGSNLLESFGATIIIVEMMGLLTLREIAPLIAAIIVAGRLASSFTAQIGVMKITEEIDAMKTMGFDPFKFLVLPRVIALIVAMPLIVFLADVSGILGEMVVMENYLNISFDSYLARFGQEVDIKHLYVGLFKAPFFGVVIAFIGCMRGFQIGGNTQSVGTYTTVSVVNAIFGVIMVDALFSIIFTQLGI, encoded by the coding sequence TTGTCTCTTTTTTTAAAATTTGAAAGCGAATTTTACAAGTGCGAGCAAAGCGGCGGCAAGCTAACTATAAATCTAAAAAACGACTGGACCTACAAGCTGCCGGCTCAAATTTGGACTCAGACGGCCGCGCTCATCTGCTCAAAAAAATTTAATAAAATCGTTTTAAATTTTAAAGACGTAAAAGAGCTTGATTACGCAGCGGCGCTGTTTTTTAAAAATACCTTTTTAAACGCCCGCAAAGAGTATGAGCTCGTAAATTTAAATCCGCACGCGCAAAAGATTTTTGATTCGATAAATAGCGAAATAAATCCCAAAATAAAGCAGATCATAGACGCCAAACCCCACGAAAATCCACTATCTCAAATCGGCAAAAATTTGACCGCGTTTTTTGCGGGATTTTGCGCGTTTTTAAATTTTATGGGCGAGTTTTTGGTTAAATTTAGCAAGATATTCATGCTAAAAAATATCCGCGTGAAGGAAATTTTGGCTTATTTCGAGGATGCGGGTATAAAGTCGGTTTTTATCGTGTGCCTTACCTCTTTTCTCATCGGCATCGTGCTCGCATATCAGGGCTCAAATTTGCTCGAGAGTTTCGGCGCCACGATAATAATCGTCGAGATGATGGGGCTTTTGACCCTGCGCGAGATAGCTCCGCTTATTGCCGCTATCATCGTGGCGGGGCGTCTGGCGTCAAGCTTTACTGCGCAAATCGGCGTTATGAAAATCACCGAAGAGATCGACGCGATGAAAACGATGGGGTTTGATCCGTTTAAATTTCTCGTTTTGCCTCGCGTTATAGCTCTTATCGTAGCCATGCCTCTTATCGTGTTTTTAGCCGACGTATCGGGGATACTAGGCGAGATGGTCGTGATGGAAAACTACCTAAACATCAGCTTTGATAGCTATCTGGCGAGATTTGGTCAAGAGGTGGATATCAAGCATCTTTACGTCGGGCTTTTTAAGGCTCCGTTTTTTGGCGTCGTGATCGCGTTTATCGGCTGCATGAGAGGCTTTCAGATCGGCGGAAACACCCAAAGCGTGGGCACGTATACGACCGTGAGCGTGGTAAATGCGATATTTGGCGTGATCATGGTGGACGCGCTGTTTTCGATTATTTTCACGCAGCTAGGCATATAA